The sequence TTGCCCTTTCCTCTTCCATTGCTATTACTATCCCGTGGATTATAGCTCCCACATTAGGTTCCGTATTGAAGAACACCAGGTGCCTTTTCAAACCCTGGGCTATTTCTTCTTTTGTGTCATATAATTTCTTAATTATCGGTGCCATAGCATGGGCAAAGGCGCTAGCCTGTAATCTTTCATAGTTGTAGCAGGCATGGGAAAAGGTCAACCACAGGAAAAAGGATTTTATTATATCCCATTTCCTCAGTTTCTTATGCCGTTTTTCCATCTGCTATCCCTCCTTTTGCAAACTGCATGTGAAGATAGGCTGCAATTGCTGCAAAAGCACCTACTGCTACAATATCAAGTTTCAGATATACGCTGAGGAAAAAACCTAAGAAGTAGTATGCAATTGTATTACCTTTAAGTATAGCCCTCATGTTAAGTGCAATACCTAAGGCAGGCATCATCCCGCCTATGACTATCAGGGTATGAAGTACCTTTTGCCCTAGAAAACTTATTGCCGCTTCCACAGCAGAAGGGCCGTACAGAGCTGCCAGAAATACCGGTATAAAACTTATCGTAAAAAGGAATGCTTGAGATGGTATGACATTCATAAGCATGACCCCCCGGGTATCACCCTTTTCCGCATAAGCATCCGCCCAATGGACAAATATGGCACAAACCGTCATCCTGCCGAACCATATAAGGGTGCCCAGAAGCCCTATGGGTACTGCCAAGGCTAAAGCTGCTTCTGGCTCCAATCCGGAAGCTATGGCCAGAGCGGTGCCCAAGGTCCCGGCAAGACACGGGTCACCCGGTATAGCGCCTCCGGCAGAAATAAATCCAAGGTATATTAGATTAATTGTCGCCCCTACAATAGCCCCCTGAACCGGGTCTCCGAGGACTAAGCCAACCAGTGTCCCCGCTACCAGAGGCCTGTATACAGTATAGAATCCAACACCAACCAGCCATGTGCTGTTTCCCAGGTAATATATAAGCCCGATCATAAAAGCCTGCATTAAGCTGATCTTCACCAGGAAATCGCCTCCTTTACAGCCTGTGTGCTTATTGACTAACCAACACTTTTTTGCTAGACTTAATTACATAGGCTTAAGCCTATCAACACTACAGCACAGGCAGTTAAACTCGTCTGTGCTGTCCCTATAACAGCTTCTTTACAGATATGGGTCTGTCATCTGGAACAATTTGAATGTTAATTTCCACCCCCTTTTCAGATAAGTCTTTAAATATTTCCTTTTCTTCCGGGGAGGCCGAAATATTTTTGTAGAATTTCTTCCTTCCCGGACCTGCTGCCATCCCCCCCACATTAATTTCTTGGAAGGATACACCCTTTTCAAATAAGAATTTTATCGTCTTAGGGTATTTTACAAGGACAATTACCCTCTCTTTCGGGTTTGCTTCCTGTTTCAGGGCTTCAGCCCCTTCATCCGTATTATAAACATCAACCGATATTCCTTTAGGTGCTGCCATTTTCAACACTTTTTCCATAAAAGGGTCTCCTGCAACCGCATCATCAACGATTATTATCCGGTTGCCGGATGTATATTTTACCCATGCTGTCATCACCTGACCGTGAATCAAGCGGTCATCGATACGGGTCAATACTATATTCAGCATATCCGCACCCCCTATATAACATCTAAATCAAGTATTTTTTTAATGTTCCTAATACCTTCAATTCCCGCATGATAGCATCTGTCTGCCAGTGTATCCAGATCAGCGTATTCCCTTGATGAAAAGGCTTCTAACAGCATTGGCAGGTTTACACCCGTTAGACACTGAAATTTCATTTCTTTCATATTTGCTGTAGAAACATTAGAAGGGCTGCCCCCAAACAAATCGGTTAAAACCAGGACTCCATGCCCCTGTTCCAAGTCCTTAATAGCTTCTTTTACTTTCCTCCTTAATTCTTCGACATCGTCGCCGTGTTCGAGACCTAATGCAAGGGTATTTTTCTGTCTGCCTACAATAAGCTCAGCACTTTTTATTAGCTCATTTCCAAATTTGCCGTGTGTAACCAATAAAATCCCGATCATTATGACCTTCCTTTCTTTGCATATATCCTGTTTTCTTTCTCTTTATTGTTTTTTCATTAAATTGATTTCTGCAATTACCGTGCCAATTTAGTGCTTCAATTTAGCTTGATTTCTGCAGATAGCATAACTGCAGTATTTTTCAAAAAAAATACCTTTTCTAATCAAGAAAAGGTATTAGTGTATTAATGTGTATCAACCAAATCCATTATGTATCCGATTTCTGTATCAGGTATTTCAACTCCAAAGTTCTCTTCCAGGACAGTCATAGCCTTTTTTATGATTGAATATAATTCTCGCTTGGTGTTTTTAAGACTATCAATATTTTTATAGGGTAGCTTTTCTCCCTTTATTACCCTTTCCAGCATACAGCTGTTGTGAAATATGTACTTGATTTTAAGTTCTCTACATTCCTTTACTTTCAGTGATTCTATTAAATATTGAAAGGATTGATCAACTAGTTCATATGCCTTATTCGGATTCAAAAATACAAGTGTATCGCTAAGTATTTTTGTTATAACATTAAATTCAGAGGGTTGATAGTTCTTAAACGAAACCGTCATACCGCTGATTATCTTTTCCAGCCTTTTAAAGCCGTCTCCAATTATTATTTCGTCAACAGGGATAAAAGGCACACCGGGGATATCTAGATTTATGGTCCCTATAACAGCTAATATATCCTCTTTCTTGATTTTTAAATCTTTCTTCTTCTCTGCATTCAGATGTCTGATCTGTATATTATATTCATTGATAAGAGGCAGGGATTTCCTTAATAATTCAGCTAATTTCACCGCCGTTCCCTCTCCTGTAAGACAGGTTGTGATTATTGTCCTGGGTTCAACTATAGATGCTTTATTCTTAACGTTTTCTGTCACAAGCCTGCCGATGTAAGGGCTTATCTGCTGTATATCTTCAACCAGCTGCTCCAGGGTCATCTCCGGTAACAGGGATTTCCGAACTGCTTCAATCACCATAGGGGTGCTTACCATTTCTACAGCAAAGGTTTTAATACCCGTCTTTTTGGTTATAATCTCCGCAAAGGCTACCAGAGAACCCATATCGACTAACAGGAGGACTCCTTTCCCGTTGTTTATTTGTTTTACAAGTTCTATCGTCGTCTTAAGGACATCTTCTACCCTCTCATCAAGAGGCATATCTATAGCCTTTGCGTGTTGGGTTCCTAAAAGGCTGTTGGCTACTTCGGCCATGCTCGATGCTGTATTTTTCCCGTGGGCAAGCACTATCACGCCTATGTTCTTGTTTTTATGGTGATCTTTTGAGGATGCTGCATACAAAAACATCGAAATAAAACCTATCTCTTCTTTGGGTATTTCTATTTCCAATTCCTCTTCAAGCACCTTCCTGACCAATCTTGCAGCATGGAATTCCCTCGGGTTATTTAGTGCAATTTGATTGATCTGGGTATTGTAACAAACCCTCCCCTCCCGAAGCCTCTCTAAAAGGGTGCCTATATGCATAGAAAGGCCGAAAATTACCTGTCTGCCGAATTCCCTTTTGAGTTTCTGTTCTGCCACTTTTAATGCGACTTCAACGGCATTAACGACCCTCGGGCTGACAACTTTAAACAATTCTTCATATCCCGGGGTTTCGGCTTGAGAAACACCCCTGTTAAGGAGTTTTTTAAAATAACCTTCTATTTGGCTGTTAATAATCTCCCTGATCTGTTTTTGAGAATACCCTTTCTGGGTATAAATGTTCCATTTTTTTCCAATCTCTTTGTAAAGATCCTCTGATATGCTGTAATCATCTACTGTTGAAAAGTCTTCCCCTGCGAAATTTGAAAAGGTATAAAACTTCTTATTGTCTAACTGAAGTAGATTCACGATCTCATCCCTGTTCTCCTTGCTGTTTAAAAGCCCTTCATAAACGTAATCGGGGAGCAGTTTTACATCTACATCAATTGTTTTCCTGTTATATGTTTTATATTCTAAAAAGCCCCTGGCACATGTCAGCTGGATATCGCCTCTTAATTGACCTATGTTCCCTTTGCACTCATAAAGGAGAAAGGCTTTTATCACGTCTTTAAATACCCTTATCGGCACCTGTACCCTTTTAACTTCGTCTTTAAAGAACTGCTTTATTAACCTAAGCCTTTCCGAAAGAGGCCTTTCAGATAGGGAGGGCAGTTTAATAACCATAGGGATACGCCTAAGAAATGTCCTCAATAAACTGGAATCTAAGTTTTCGGTAGTAGCTCCCACCAGGAGGATATTGGCCTTCCTTACATTCTCCGTTTCACCCAATCTCCTGTAAATTCCTCTATCAATCAATAAAAACAGCATTTCCTGGCCTTCCGGGGTTAACCGGTGGATTTCATCCAGCAGAAGCAGCCCCCCATCAGTCTTTTCGACTAAACCGGGTTTATCTTTATCCGCTCCGGTAAAAGCTCCCTTCACATAACCGAACAGCTGTGAGAGCAGAAGCTGAGGATTATCGGCGTATTCTGAGCAGTTAAATATTGTAAAGGGGGCATTTTCCCTCAGGCGACCTGTTTCAACGGCATATTGATACATCATTTCCGCAAAGGTAGTCTTACCAACACCCGTAGGACCAATAAGCAGCGTATGCAGCCCCATAGGCGGATATAAGACCGCTGCCTTTGCCTGCTCTATTGGAATTTTTAGACTTCCATGGGCACCTATAATTTTGTCAAAGGCATTTCTGCCGTCTGCAATCCCTTCAGCCCTTTCTGTTTCCCTTTTAAAGAGCTCTTTAATAGAATCGAGTCTAAGGTCCTCATCCTTTATTTTGCTTCCTAAAAGTTCCTCAATCTTGTTTCTATCAATGAAATATACAGGCCTGCCCGGGACCTTTATAACCCTACCTTCTGTAAATAAAATGTTCAGTTCTTTGCTCGTATTATTCCTGTTTACTCCCGCTTTTGAACCTACCGTAGAGGCATCAAAACCTGGAAAACCTTCCTCAATATCCTGCAATGTAATATCTTTGCACAATTCTCTCAATGCAATATATACCTTTTGTTTCCTCAGCATTTTTGTTCCAAATCTCCCTCCTGATCTTTCATTCTGTTAATAATTTTCTATAAATTCATTTCATAATCCTCCTTGATTTTCACTTCTCTGTATTATTAAAATATTTTACCGAAACAACCAAAAAAGCTCCTATAAAAGGAGCTTTTCCCCTAACAGCAGGCCTTTTTCAGTTCCCTCACGAAACTTCCTACATCCTTCAGCAGCTCTTCTCCCCTCTTTTCTCCTATCATTTTCACTATGGCGCTCCCTACAATTACGCCATCGGCCATCTCTGCCGCGCGCCTGGCCTGTTCAGGGTGCGATATTCCGAAGCCCAGAGCTACCGGTTTATCGGTACAGTCCTTTATCCGGGATATGAGTTCCCGAACCCCCGTCTGGAGATCATCTCGAGGGCCGGTTACACCTGTAAGGGAAACACAGTAAATAAAACCGGTGCTCAGTTCTGCTGTCTTTTTTATCCTCTCGGTTGTACTGGTAGGTGCCACAAATAATATGGTCTCCAGGCCCTCGTCTTTGGCCAAGGCGTACAGCTCTTCGCCCTCTTCATAAGGCAGATCAGGCACTATTAACCCATCTACCCCTGCTTCTTTTGCATGGACTGCAAATTCTTTAAGGCCGTATCTATGGATCGGGTTATAGTAGGTCATTACGGCAATTGGGATTTGGGTTTTTGCCCTGATGTTTTTGATGCAGTTCAGTATGCCGCTTACCGTTGTGCCCGAATTTAAGGCCCTCAGTGAGGCCTTCTGTATCACCGGGCCGTCTGCCAGAGGGTCTGAGAAGGGTATTCCCAGCTCGATTATATCTGCCCCATTTTCTTCCGCGGCCAGCACGAGATCTGCAGTCATTTCAAGGTCCGGATCGCCCGCAGTTAAGTAAGTTATAAGGGCCTTTTGGCCTTTTTGTTTGAGCTCTTTGAATTTACCGGTGATCCTCATCCATCAAACCTCCCATTTAAATGCTTTGATACGGTATAGACGTCCTTATCTCCCCTGCCCGACAGGCACAGGATGACCGTCTGTTCTTTGGTCGTTACCTTTGAAAGCCTCTCTAGGAAAGCAACCGCATGGGCACTTTCAAGGGCCGGTATGATTCCTTCTGTTTTGGTCAGCAGCTTGAACCCTTCAACGGCTTCCTTATCGGTAACAGCTACATATGTCGCCCTCCCGGTTTCCTTCAAATACGCATGTTCCGGCCCTACTCCGGGGTAGTCAAGACCCGCTGAAATCGAGTGGGCAGGTATTATCTGGCCGTCTTCATCCTGCAGGATATAGCTTTTTGAACCGTGTAATACCCCTATGCTGCCTGCATTTATGGAAGCAGCGTGTTCTCCAGTCTCGATCCCCTTACCCGCTGCCTCAACACCTATAAGCCTGACCTTCTTATCGGGGATGAATTCATAGAAAATCCCCATGGCATTGCTCCCGCCGCCTACACAGGCAACCACATAATCGGGGAGCCGCCCTTCAATATCGAGGACCTGCCTCTTTGCTTCTCTCCCGATAACGGCCTGGAAATCCCTTACTATGGCGGGATAGGGATGGGGTCCCACCACAGAGCCTATAATGTAATGGGTATCCTTCACATTGGTAACCCAGTCCCTTATAGCTTCATTGGTGGCATCTTTCAGGGTCCTGCTGCCGGTCTTAACGGGAGTAACTTTAGCCCCCAGCATCCTCATCCTGAATACATTGATCTCCTGCCGTTCCATATCCTTCTCACCCATATATATTTCGCACTCCAGCCCGAACATGGCAGCCACCGTTGCCGTTGCAACCCCGTGCTGCCCTGCCCCCGTTTCCGCTATCACCCTCTTTTTGCCCATCCGTTTTGCAAGGAGGGCCTGCCCCAGGGTATTGTTAATCTTGTGGGCCCCGGTATGGTTCAGGTCCTCCCTTTTCAGAAAAATCTTAGCCCCTCCGAGGGTTCTGGTCAGGTTTTCCGCATAATACAGGGGTGTTGGACGGCCCGAATAGTTTTTCAGGTAATATGAAAGGGCTATATTAAAATCCGGGCTTTTTACAGCCTCATTGTACGCCTTTTCAAGTTCATCAAGGGCCGGTATCAGGGTTTCAGGAACGTATCTGCCCCCGAATAAACCGAAATGCCCCTTCTTTTCACTCAATATTTTCATTTTCCCACCTCCGAACTTTCTCAATAAACTCTCTGATCTTCCCTATATCCTTCTTACCACCGGTCTCAACACCGCTTGCCACGTCCACGCCAAAGGGCCTAACCTCCGTAATGGCGTATACCACATTTTGGGGATTGAGCCCCCCTGCCAGGATCAGTTTTTTCCCTGCCGTAAAGCCGCAAAGCAGGGACCAATCGAAAGGGATGCCGCTCCCTCCAAAACTTCCCTTAATATGAGAATCTACCAGAACCATATCTACATCATAATCCTCAATCATTTCGAGGCTTGATCTGTCTTTTACTGGAAAGGCTTTAATGACCTTATAGGGGAGGCCTCTGCAGTATTCCGGGCCTTCCTTCCCGTGGAGCTGGACGGCATCTAGCCGGCAGTAACCGGCAACGGTCAGAACCTCTTCCCGCGGAGCGTCTGTAAAAACCCCTACCTTTTCGATTGTGCCGTCGAGATTGCCGATAATCTCCCGGGCTTTCTGGGGTGATATATACCTTCTGCTGTTTTTAACGAAATTGAAGCCCACAGCATCCCCACCCAGTTTCCTGACGGCAAGTGCAGCCTCAAGGGTTTTTATCCCGCATATCTTTATCCACACAGTTGGCCGCCCTCCTTTTTTTAGGAATTAAGAAGGCTCCCTAGCTTCTTCCTGATGTCATCCGCCCTGACCAGGGCTTCGCCTATCAGAATACCCCTTACCCCCGCCCTCTTCAGGATTTCGACATCATCTCTTGTGCTTATCCCGCTTTCACTTATGAGGAATCTGTCAGGAGGCACCTTTCCTGCCAGCTCCAGAGTCGTCGATAGATCTGTTTTAAAGGTATGGAGGTCCCTGTTGTTAATGCCGACTAATTCGGCACCTGTCTCAAGCACCCTGTATAATTCCCTTTCACTGTGGACTTCAACGAGGCAGTCCATCTCCAGCTCCCGGGCAGCTGCATAGAAGCCCTTTAACTGCTTATCATCCAAAACGGCTGCTATCAGCAGCACGGCATCGGCTCCCAGGTACCTGGATTCATAGATCTGGTACTCATCTATTATAAAATCCTTTCTCAAAACGGGTAAATTTATAGTATTCTTTACAATCGATATATAGCCGGGTTCTCCCATAAAGAAACGGGAATCGGTTATAACCGATACGGCATGGGCACCGGCCTGTTCATAGAGCACTGCCAGGCCCTGCGGATTAAAATTTTCTCTAAAAATCCCCTTAGAAGGGGAAGCTCTCTTTATTTCGGCGATAACGGCGATATCCCTTGCTGCCGAAAGGCTGTCGGCAAATTTCAGGGGAGGCGCTATTTTATCCAATTCTTTGATTAATTTCCGGGGAGGAAGGGAATCCTTTGCCCCTTGGACCTCAAACCTTTTGTGCTCACAGATTTCCTTCAGGAACATTTAGCAAACCTCCCGGAAAATTCCTGGAGTTGTTTCAGTTTATTCAGAGCCCTCCCGGAATCTATGGAATCTCGAGCTTTGCAGATTCCGTCCTTGAAGTTCTCTGCCGTCCCGCAGACAACCAGGGCCGCAGCAGCATTTATCAAAACCACATCCCTGTACGGGTTCTTTTGGCCTTCTAATATGCCCATCAGGATACGGCTGTTTTCTTTTGGGCCGTACCCCTGAATCTCGCTCAAAGGCCTTTGCTCAATGCCGAAATCCTGGGGGCTGATATAATAGGTGGTTATTTCCCCGTCCCTTACCTCCGAAACCTTCGTAACCCCTGAAATACTTATTTCATCCAGGGAATCCATCCCGTGAACGACCATTGCCCTTACAACACCCATATTTTTAAGGACGTGTGCAACCGGCTCCGTAAGATCAGGGTGGTAAACCCCCAACAGCTGGTACTGTGGACCAGCAGGATTTGTAAGAGGCCCCAGTATGTTAAAAACCGTTCTGATTCCTACTTCACGCCTCGGACCTGCGGCAAATTTCATGGCACCGTGAAATACCGGGGCGAACATAAAGCCCAGCCCTATTTTATCTATACATTCCCCGACTTCTGCAGGTTTCATATTTATATTTACCCCGAGGGCTTCCAGTACATCGGCACTCCCTGACCTGCTGGACACCGAACGGTTCCCGTGCTTTGCCACAGCCACCCCCGTTCCTGCTATCACAAAGGCGGCAGCTGTGGAAATATTGAAGGAATTAGACCTGTCTCCACCAGTTCCACAGGTATCCATGAGTATCCGGTGCCTGGTAACAATCTTTTCTGCTTTTTCCCTCATAACCCTGGCAAACCCGGTAATCTCCTCCACCTTTTCCCCTTTCATCCTGAGGGCTGTAATGAAGCTGCCTATCTGGGCAGGGGTTGCCTCCCCCTCCATGATCCTTTCCATTGCAAAACCCGCTTCCTCTTCTGTTAAATCCCTGCCTTCAACAACCTTCACGATCACATCTTTGAAATTCATTTTAAAATCCACCTCCAGCATATTTTTAATAATTTTCTTCCCCTCTGATGTCATGATAGATTCCGGGTGAAACTGAACACCCACTATGGGATAATCAACGTGTTTTACAC is a genomic window of Koleobacter methoxysyntrophicus containing:
- the trpB gene encoding tryptophan synthase subunit beta, with product MKILSEKKGHFGLFGGRYVPETLIPALDELEKAYNEAVKSPDFNIALSYYLKNYSGRPTPLYYAENLTRTLGGAKIFLKREDLNHTGAHKINNTLGQALLAKRMGKKRVIAETGAGQHGVATATVAAMFGLECEIYMGEKDMERQEINVFRMRMLGAKVTPVKTGSRTLKDATNEAIRDWVTNVKDTHYIIGSVVGPHPYPAIVRDFQAVIGREAKRQVLDIEGRLPDYVVACVGGGSNAMGIFYEFIPDKKVRLIGVEAAGKGIETGEHAASINAGSIGVLHGSKSYILQDEDGQIIPAHSISAGLDYPGVGPEHAYLKETGRATYVAVTDKEAVEGFKLLTKTEGIIPALESAHAVAFLERLSKVTTKEQTVILCLSGRGDKDVYTVSKHLNGRFDG
- a CDS encoding PTS mannose/fructose/sorbose/N-acetylgalactosamine transporter subunit IIC; amino-acid sequence: MKISLMQAFMIGLIYYLGNSTWLVGVGFYTVYRPLVAGTLVGLVLGDPVQGAIVGATINLIYLGFISAGGAIPGDPCLAGTLGTALAIASGLEPEAALALAVPIGLLGTLIWFGRMTVCAIFVHWADAYAEKGDTRGVMLMNVIPSQAFLFTISFIPVFLAALYGPSAVEAAISFLGQKVLHTLIVIGGMMPALGIALNMRAILKGNTIAYYFLGFFLSVYLKLDIVAVGAFAAIAAYLHMQFAKGGIADGKTA
- a CDS encoding phosphoribosylanthranilate isomerase, with protein sequence MWIKICGIKTLEAALAVRKLGGDAVGFNFVKNSRRYISPQKAREIIGNLDGTIEKVGVFTDAPREEVLTVAGYCRLDAVQLHGKEGPEYCRGLPYKVIKAFPVKDRSSLEMIEDYDVDMVLVDSHIKGSFGGSGIPFDWSLLCGFTAGKKLILAGGLNPQNVVYAITEVRPFGVDVASGVETGGKKDIGKIREFIEKVRRWENENIE
- the trpC gene encoding indole-3-glycerol phosphate synthase TrpC, giving the protein MFLKEICEHKRFEVQGAKDSLPPRKLIKELDKIAPPLKFADSLSAARDIAVIAEIKRASPSKGIFRENFNPQGLAVLYEQAGAHAVSVITDSRFFMGEPGYISIVKNTINLPVLRKDFIIDEYQIYESRYLGADAVLLIAAVLDDKQLKGFYAAARELEMDCLVEVHSERELYRVLETGAELVGINNRDLHTFKTDLSTTLELAGKVPPDRFLISESGISTRDDVEILKRAGVRGILIGEALVRADDIRKKLGSLLNS
- a CDS encoding sigma 54-interacting transcriptional regulator; the protein is MLRKQKVYIALRELCKDITLQDIEEGFPGFDASTVGSKAGVNRNNTSKELNILFTEGRVIKVPGRPVYFIDRNKIEELLGSKIKDEDLRLDSIKELFKRETERAEGIADGRNAFDKIIGAHGSLKIPIEQAKAAVLYPPMGLHTLLIGPTGVGKTTFAEMMYQYAVETGRLRENAPFTIFNCSEYADNPQLLLSQLFGYVKGAFTGADKDKPGLVEKTDGGLLLLDEIHRLTPEGQEMLFLLIDRGIYRRLGETENVRKANILLVGATTENLDSSLLRTFLRRIPMVIKLPSLSERPLSERLRLIKQFFKDEVKRVQVPIRVFKDVIKAFLLYECKGNIGQLRGDIQLTCARGFLEYKTYNRKTIDVDVKLLPDYVYEGLLNSKENRDEIVNLLQLDNKKFYTFSNFAGEDFSTVDDYSISEDLYKEIGKKWNIYTQKGYSQKQIREIINSQIEGYFKKLLNRGVSQAETPGYEELFKVVSPRVVNAVEVALKVAEQKLKREFGRQVIFGLSMHIGTLLERLREGRVCYNTQINQIALNNPREFHAARLVRKVLEEELEIEIPKEEIGFISMFLYAASSKDHHKNKNIGVIVLAHGKNTASSMAEVANSLLGTQHAKAIDMPLDERVEDVLKTTIELVKQINNGKGVLLLVDMGSLVAFAEIITKKTGIKTFAVEMVSTPMVIEAVRKSLLPEMTLEQLVEDIQQISPYIGRLVTENVKNKASIVEPRTIITTCLTGEGTAVKLAELLRKSLPLINEYNIQIRHLNAEKKKDLKIKKEDILAVIGTINLDIPGVPFIPVDEIIIGDGFKRLEKIISGMTVSFKNYQPSEFNVITKILSDTLVFLNPNKAYELVDQSFQYLIESLKVKECRELKIKYIFHNSCMLERVIKGEKLPYKNIDSLKNTKRELYSIIKKAMTVLEENFGVEIPDTEIGYIMDLVDTH
- a CDS encoding PTS system mannose/fructose/N-acetylgalactosamine-transporter subunit IIB — translated: MLNIVLTRIDDRLIHGQVMTAWVKYTSGNRIIIVDDAVAGDPFMEKVLKMAAPKGISVDVYNTDEGAEALKQEANPKERVIVLVKYPKTIKFLFEKGVSFQEINVGGMAAGPGRKKFYKNISASPEEKEIFKDLSEKGVEINIQIVPDDRPISVKKLL
- the trpA gene encoding tryptophan synthase subunit alpha yields the protein MRITGKFKELKQKGQKALITYLTAGDPDLEMTADLVLAAEENGADIIELGIPFSDPLADGPVIQKASLRALNSGTTVSGILNCIKNIRAKTQIPIAVMTYYNPIHRYGLKEFAVHAKEAGVDGLIVPDLPYEEGEELYALAKDEGLETILFVAPTSTTERIKKTAELSTGFIYCVSLTGVTGPRDDLQTGVRELISRIKDCTDKPVALGFGISHPEQARRAAEMADGVIVGSAIVKMIGEKRGEELLKDVGSFVRELKKACC
- a CDS encoding PTS sugar transporter subunit IIA, with the protein product MIGILLVTHGKFGNELIKSAELIVGRQKNTLALGLEHGDDVEELRRKVKEAIKDLEQGHGVLVLTDLFGGSPSNVSTANMKEMKFQCLTGVNLPMLLEAFSSREYADLDTLADRCYHAGIEGIRNIKKILDLDVI
- a CDS encoding bifunctional anthranilate synthase component II/anthranilate phosphoribosyltransferase; the protein is MILVIDNYDSFTYNLVQYIGEFRNDIRVYRNDEITVEEVRKMAPERIIISPGPCTPYEAGVSIDIIRELGPKIPIFGVCLGHQAIGAAFGGRVVKASRLVHGKTSVIEHDGTGIFKGVQNPLTAVRYHSLALERESLPRCLKITATAEDGTIMGVKHVDYPIVGVQFHPESIMTSEGKKIIKNMLEVDFKMNFKDVIVKVVEGRDLTEEEAGFAMERIMEGEATPAQIGSFITALRMKGEKVEEITGFARVMREKAEKIVTRHRILMDTCGTGGDRSNSFNISTAAAFVIAGTGVAVAKHGNRSVSSRSGSADVLEALGVNINMKPAEVGECIDKIGLGFMFAPVFHGAMKFAAGPRREVGIRTVFNILGPLTNPAGPQYQLLGVYHPDLTEPVAHVLKNMGVVRAMVVHGMDSLDEISISGVTKVSEVRDGEITTYYISPQDFGIEQRPLSEIQGYGPKENSRILMGILEGQKNPYRDVVLINAAAALVVCGTAENFKDGICKARDSIDSGRALNKLKQLQEFSGRFAKCS